gaaataataatattacactcgCATCCGGTTACTGGGCGATGAAgcaactatcagtgttgccaataaagaaaaaataactgcgAAGGTATTTTCCAACTCGTCAAAACAAGCACTTTAGTAGTGGAGGGAAGTCgttatcaaagtcgacccgcaaatcaaagtaaccccggtttacggtaaataaaatatcatgctatataataacataaacaataccttttaaaatgtacattGCACGCCCGGgccttatataatttttttttacaacaatattcacgcacgaagtttgtccaaggatattttcactgtaacctgtacatccgcggtattgcatctgactcatacacagatttttttatttagattataactatggcaaaatattaggtaagtatcaagctaaccagcgtagggtaccatcatgacccaagtgtcgtagtttcgtagagacaagtggttaaaggcaggaATCTGGggtttgtaacggaatgttaactttaacttgtctcaattattttacgaaattggtatggggcctaatgtaataatatcattttaatattctatgaaggtttattcatctatgctaaaagcgagacattcgtattattatccgttcaagagaaaaaataaaaaagaatgtatttttcactgtaacctgcttaactttaacctgtgttaTTCAGtgtataggttattgtaagtcttgaaaataacttctttattttccgttcccttttgaaaatttggggtacttgaagtacttcatacttaaaagtaaaaaaatacaaaaaaaaattcattagctttaacctgtcgataccactttcttgagaatcactcatGTGCTACTTTGATATGTTATGTTATCCTTATTTGGtcttttattttaacatagGTCGGGTGAATGCGAACATCCGATAGCGAAGAATATAGGGCCTCCTGTGTTTAGTAAAATGAAAGGGTTaagaatgttaataatttaatgctgATGCTGAGTGATTTCTAATATACTAGTATACACTCCGGACACCAAGGCAAATACGCCGAGTAACATAATAACAATGTCACGAATGAGTTTGTACTTGAGTAGTCCGTAATTGTCTGGGTACCAGAGGCAGAGGTCGATAAGGGCGGGGAACACGATGGCCAGCAGCGACAGGCACAGCGCGCCCACCAGCGAGATGACGGGCCCGAGCTCCGGAACTGCTACTGCCATTGCAACTGCACACAATATTAACGTTATACTTCAATTCAATTAATTTGCTTTATAGGATGAGTAAGGAATATGTCTCGTCCTCTTCTAGTGTCTAAACAGTCCTGCTACTCCTGAAGACctgccaagtgcgagtaggcTTCGCGCATGAAGGGCTCcgcaccattacgcaaaaaacggaaaTACAATCACGTTTGTCGAATGAGAGCTTcgcttatatattttttttttgtatttgttcttatagcggcaacagaaatacatcatctgtgaaaatttcaactgtgatagctagctatcacggttcatgagttcagcctggtgacagacagacagacagaaagacagacggacgaacagcggagtcttagtaatatggttCCGTTTTTTAtgctttgggtacggaatcctaaaaatagATTTTTATGAAATTGTTTAGGATTTGGGAGAAATGgttggaaaccgggaagtgggtcaaaaattaacttgcaagatttgttTACAGaaagacaacgggacaggtgaaactaaataaaaccttGTAATGTACCTAATACAGGGAGCCCCCACACAAGTAAGTATCGTTATAAGTAACTATAACTCTTGAAACTTGTGATaatgtataataattaaaacCATGAGGATGAATAACTATtaagtaaacatttaaaaaaaccgtttaaaaatatgattgaTGGTAGGAAATCTCGGAGCAAGTGTAGTTATCTGAGATTATCATTGAACATTCACTATCATCGGTAAACATGCGCCTGGAAATATCTGCCTAGCCAAAGATAAACGATAATTATCGACTTAATCTAGTGTAGAAGATGACACGCGAATCTCCAGAGACCTGTTTCACCGTGCtggcaatagggaatattaagcAAAGCTTtacgtaggtggcaccactagcacatacagtaaacaaacctcattgacatcatcaatgacacatcatgtgTCACTaagtcaatcacatggcctaccgtgaaacacgacaatagaaagttcggtttctgcctctctatcattcttgcttattcgatcgatagagaggcagatacagaaatttcgcgtttcgcggtaggccacctgtaaacaaaccgccttggtgcatcaatgtcatagtgaaaacttgttaaaaaactgtttaaggcctagtatgtataagttactctatggtttactaaacaaattagtgctgcactctggcggcagaacattgcaataatactccctattggcGCCTAAcattgataaattgataattcaCTTTAGGTACTTTGCTGGTTTAATAAGTTTAGAATGAGAGAATGACGCTTACgcttaaaaataattgaaatgtGCAAAAAAGAAGCCATCACGTACACGGGAAACAAATTATGAGTGTGGAGTGCTAAAGAAAGAGGCAGTCTACAAATGAAAATGAGACTTATATTGGGCcgcatattcatattataatgtACCAAAACGTTGAAAAATACGAAAAGCTTCAGGAGATACGATGGGAGATTATCTTGGAATATGCTGGTTCAAAAGCAAATATTGAAATACATACTGACAATATTGTATAGAAGCTCTGGTTACGTAGTGGTAAGAGCGTACGACTTTCAACCCGGAGGTCGCGGGATCGTACCTTGGTCCGTTTTACGGAACTTGTGTACgacatatcatttgatatttaccattcgcttttcggtgaagaaaaataTCATAACTAATCAACCGGACTTATCACAATAAGGCCTATTTTCCCtattgggttggaaggtcagatggtaaatagtcgctttcgtaaaaaactcGTGCCTACGCCAATACCTACTtgagattagttgccaagcggacctcgGGCTCCCGGTGGCAAAAagcgggacaacgcgaggaagatgatgacgatgaacacatattgaaatatattcaaaagCAATAATGTTACACCGTTTTCATTACTCACTCAGCGTATTTGTATAAGGTTAAGTCAACTATCTGTTCGTTATCGTACAATTTAACTTTTGGCTGCCTGACCCAATTAGTCGTAACACTCGTAACTCACACACAACTTAGGTCAGATTTTTAAGCCTAAACAAAAATACTCGTATCGAGAATAAGTGACGAGGACtaaactgaaaagacaaaagtgGAAACGGTACCTACAACCCCAAAAAAAACACTACGATAATCAAAAAACTATAGGTAGAGAAAAATGCGTAAAATTTAACACGTTCGCGGACGCTCAGTCACACCATTTGGACacctaaattttgtatggaaattttgggacTGTTAGAGCATATCTGTCACTACAAATATATCTTTTAGGTTTGTATATGACGCGTAAGATATGCAAGGCGGATGCTACATATGCAATCCGCGTCAATATgagagtgattctcaaaatagtggcatcttaacctgtcatcgagtttttgaattgaatgtatgtttaatggctctttttcatatgaaacaaaaatgtatctagataaactaaaacaatgtttatcgaggctaagtcattatttttatttaaatttaacacttaatacttataaaaaataaagagtagctcTTTTCattgtaacctgtcttgtccaaaagcatcgctcttccagttttagttctttagattttataagcatcaatttatgtaaataaaatatcatgctatataataacatagacaataccttttaaaatgtactttgcacaggcctttttttctttttttacaacaatattcacgcacgaagtttgtccaaggatattttcactgttaatctgtaccaacctgtacgtgcgcggtattgcatctgactcatacacagaaaaaaatatttagaccataactatggcaaaatattaggtaagtatcaagctaaccaccgtagggtaccatcatgacccaagtgtcgtagtttcgtagagacaagtggttaaaggcagacatctggggttttgtaacggaacgttaactttaacttgtctcgattattttaagaattgggtatggggcctaatgtaataatatcattttaatattgtatgaaggtttattcatcgatgctaaaagtgagacattcgtattattatccgttcaagggaaaaaataaaaatgaatgtatttttcactgtaacctgcttaactttaacctgtgttcaatgtacaggttattgtaagtcttgaaaataacttcttgattttccgttcccttttgaaaatttggggtacttgaagtagtaaaacatatttttcattcttaaaagtaaaaaaatacaaaaaaaaatgttcattaactttaacctgtcgatgccactttcttgagaatcactcatgaagtatattttttatacgctATGTGACAACAAATGCTCTACAATTCGGATCCATAAGCATCTCTGCCATATGGTGTAGTCAAGATGTGATCTTATATGACATCGCATGTTATAGCATTCATTCATCGTACTCGCTGGACTTAATGGCTGAGACTTCTGACTTCCTAGAGGCGAGATTTTTGCTCTAAAGACTCATTGCTGACCTCttcaaacatttttctacttcTGTTTTGTACCCTCATTACTTATCATTGTAATATTATGTCCTTCTCATACATGCCCCATCCCAAGCACGTTCGTCATTCATTGGACCTAAAATTATGTGATAATACACATGTTGGGGACCGCATAATATGTCTGAAGAATCTAAAGGCCCAATCATGGCATGTTGCAGAGAGCCGAGTGGAGCCGGTTGTGCTCTCATAAAAGAGAGTTTGTTCTTCcagctgtccaaggtatacgcaGCATTTTACGCCAACAACACTTTCAAAAGCGTCAATCTCTACCGCATTACACTTTTTGAGTTCCCTGTAAGGCACCGCCGCATTAAGTTCTGGACGTAAAGCGTCCACCACTTTCCTGCCAGGCGATGATTCACCCAACTTTATATTCTTTTTCGGATGCATCTCCACCATATACAAGGCGTGAAATATACACAGAATTATGCCACAATGCTTGTCATAAGGTGCTTACCTTGTGAAAGGTGATCATCGAGTATCATCatcttatcatcatcatcatcttataATTCACGAAGCCGAAGGGAATTGGGATTGGGATTGAAGAATCCTACGTGGATTCCCTTAATACGTCATGCCATCAGTTTGGCTCAGTTATTAGCGTGGCGAAAACACAGGTTCTGGTGCAACCGCCTAGGGGTTGTCACATGGGTGAATTTCAACAGGTCCAAAATTTACCTAATTTTGgtgggattttttatttttgaagtttaTGTCTAAATTATGTATCGATAATACGTAATTAGTCACAATCTATATTGTGTAGTAATGGCCTTTCATTATACATAGTAGTTTTCGAGATATTATGATTTTAATAATTTCGTTGCCACCAAAATTAGATTTACTGGCCACCATCCCtaatatagtctgtatctttaggtatttcaataaaagtaaacgaaatctaccctcaaacggctccttaagccagttgagggtagatgaaaacattacacgatcaaataatgtaggttaaagtcagtgcAATTACAAAAAGcgaaattttgttttattgtaatgtatttattttttactggtAATCAATGCACTTAGTCATTAATGCTgtgaatacaaaatataaatatatgacaGCAAATACAAAATTACTTAGTTATGGCTCATAAGTATCAATTTTGGTGGCATTAAGCAATTTTGGTGGTTTTCAAATTACCACCAAAACCACCAAAATTGATGCACCAAAATTAGAACCATTGCATAAAAGTGTATTTAAAAGTAAACCGTATCACTCACTGCAGTATcaagtttatattttaaaaaagaaactaTAAACATGCTTTAAATACAGTTCACACAAAAACAACTACTTTTCGGTCATTAGTTAGATACACCACCAAAATTgcattaaaaagtattttaatacaCCAAAATTAGATACTTACGCGTTTACTGGACAGATCTAGCGTCATACGACACGTGCATCATCGTTCAGTGCCAGTGCAGACCTAAATTAACAGGTAACACGTTTGCCttgttgcgtttcgttcgaCCATAAAATTCAGTTTCAATATTTACCACcaaaatttactattttaccagGACAACTAGTAATGCTTAGTTTAGAGTATTAATTCATGTACTAATCTTcacttttattttcttataatATACGTAGACTAATAACGAGTAAAAGTTTGTGAAGTTTTAGTTAAATCAATGGATGTTATGGTTCTACTATAGAAATCATTCAAGAAAAACGGATTCGGGACATTACACCAAAATTATAATTGCggcgaaaaatttttttttaataaataacaaaaacttTTATAACATTTTGCTATTTGGCTTAAGATAATAATTTGTGtaaggttttcagaaaaaaaataccattgTGAAACAATTAGTCCACACTGTCATTATCAGCTCCGCCGCAAAAAAAATTCGTTGAGATAATCACCCACATGGAACACTCCAGTATCAAACTGGATAGCAAGGATCTGGAAGAAGTGTCACGCTTTAGGTACCTGGGAAGTCAGCTACGGAACGACAATAGCCTTGCGTCCGAAATACCAGCGAGTTATCATCAAACACCAGCTGAGGTGGGGTAGGCACGTCGTGCGCATGGACAATAACAGATTACCCAAAGCTGTATTCTATTCAGAACTCTCCAGCGGAAAAAGGAAACAGGGGGGTCAGTACCTGCGCCACAAAGACGTCCTCAAGCGTCACCTAATAACTTGCGGTATACCGAGTGATTCCTGGGAGGAGATTGCGTTGCAGAGAACGGAATGGCGCGCAACTGTTTATAAAACAGTAGAAAGATACGAGCAGCGGCGTTTAGAAGACCTAGATGCTAAGCGCCATCTCCGTAAGACGCGACCGAAGCCCTCGTATACCTACACCTACAACTCAGCCTGCCAGCTCCACTGCGGACCTTGCGATCGCGTCTTCAAAACCAAGTTTGGCTTCGCAAGTCACATTAGAGCGTTCCATCTTCCTAATTAAAACATTTGGAGGAGTCGCCATCGTCGGACACGGCGAGGAGGACCGTTATAATTCACAATTAAGTATATCACCAAAACTATGACTAGTAACgtaattacttgaataataggtatacacattcatgcctcactttttgacattaaCCGTTATCAAAATTTGATTGTAGTGCAATAAACAGCAAGCAAACATGTTTGTTTATCaaaacacaatgaaaaacttaaagaaaTTGTAAGGAAAACATTAATTACTATTTAATAAACAATCCGTAAAAATGGCAATCGCGCACGAAATTCACCCAAATTGCACGTGTCTACTCCCAGACGCACCTGCCGGGATACTAAGGGAACTGCCATACAAAGACGAATGCTATAGCATGTTCGTCACAGAAAGGGGGGCCCATTTGGAGGCGTCTTAAGATAATTTTTAACTTCGATAAAACTATGTACCTAATATGGCAGAATGCATTATTTGACTCTGGTGACTGGTAGAGGAAAAGTTggtgaataatattataaagtgGTTAAGCGGATTGATAAGCATTTCAACGAACAAATTTAAAACGAATAACGGATGCAATAGCATGCGTGTCACCAGGAGGAGTACAAAAACGGATGCTATGCAATCCGCGTCCGCGAACGTGTTAAatgataatgaaataaataattatgtccaTTTGACTACTCATTGATACGATTCTAACAAATAAGCGCGTTAGCGTCATTTTATCATCTTGTTCATAGGAACAAGCTTGGCCTCCTTCGGTTTTTATTGCATTGTCTCCGGTTTAACAGTAGCCGTACCACGAGTTGACACTGAGGCTTACGTTAACGACTGCGTAAACTCGATCGCAGTCCATCTCGTCTCGCACTGATATAAGTATTGGTGCGATAGAGAGGGCATGCGATCGAGTTCACGCAGACGCAAACGTAAATGTCAAACAACCAACTCGTGGTAGCTGTGCTGTGATTCGATAGGGCTCTGAATGTCCAGAATGTCAGGCAGAGGTTctaatttagcttccaagatttgacccaaacTACCATACTAACTAAAAGAGCAAGTTAAAAAGAGCTTGAAAAAATACGACGGATATTGGTACTTAAAAGATACCTAAAACAAAACTAATACATATATATCTTAGTTGACTTACCAGGTATTATGACAAGTATCACACGCAAAGAGTAGTCGAGCAGGTATGCTCTCGGACCTTTATATTTCTTCTTACATGAATTCCAAATCAGAATATATGCTACAAAGTTTTGCAACGGATGTGATAGTCCTATAGCTAATGCTAACATTAATTTAGCCACTTGTGCTTTTCTGTAATTTTATACGTACCATTAAATAATAAGATGTTTAATAATGTACCTAACTtacataaaacataatttaataaaaaccgtACTTTTCATATCGTGGTAAGTTAAGTGTGAGAGAGGCTTCAATCTCTTTGCCGTATTTCATATAGCCAAAAACTCCGACCATACCATATAAAACTAGTATTATTGCCATGCCAATATTAAAGAGGCCGAAATATCCCACAAACTTCTTGGGTTCTTCCATATTATATTCCAATGCTAAAATCTGAAAATAATGAAATAGCCGAAGTAAGTAACCAAATTAAACATACATTAAAGAGCATTTTCATTTCGATTAACTATaccattaacggccggttagcaatcgtcacaaaaccgacggtcaatgtcaaacccCATACATTTTGACAGGATTgtgacggttagacgttactgaaacacgacttaagtcgcgctttaaagtacaagttaaaatgaaaatgccctaTAAAAGGTTTAGTTGCATTGGACTTGCCTCATGAAAACATATtagcaattattttattttaacaaggCACTGAGTATTTCTTATAGTATATAGTCATAAAAGTTGAATAGACCCACCACTCCGACCGCCTCGAGGGCAAACAGCGTCACACCCACAAAAACGGGGAAATCGATCAGACTCTTTGGTTGAAACATTTCGGTGTCGACTTCCAGGTCATCCTCCATCAAATAGTAGAACACGAGAATGAGGCCGaaaattgtaattatatttgatataaatgaTATCGGCGATAACAGTTTAAGACTCTTCACCATGTTTAGGAGAAGGAGTGGAACGAATCCCATTAATATATGTAGTCTTATTGAATATTCAAATCCATAGTAATCGCAAACCTGTGAATTGTAAAAGGCGgtcactttttaaatatttatcgaaCAAACagataagtaataaaataaatataaaatgttaacCTGTTTCACGTTTTCCGCCACAAACACGCTGTAGACGCAACATAGTCCAAGTTGCCATACGATTAGGACAGCATTGACAAACTTGCCCAAGAATCTGGACAAACATCGGCAACGAACAGGGCCCGACTGTATCGCGGTCCTTATAGAGCGCGAATACGACATATAACCTTTCTTAGCGCGTATACATAAAAGGTATTGCGCTGCGATCTACAATAACatgtaactaaataaaacaCTGGAGAAAAGAGTAGGGAGGAGTTTTATTTTCCCTAACAAAAAGGCACATATGGCCAAGGCCTCCCTCTCTTCCTTCACGTGTCTCGGTCTAGGGCAATATTACGCCAATCTTTCCGAAAAACGTCAAGGTCATGCCGCCATGACCTTCGAAGTCTGCCGTAACTCCGCACTATCCTCGACTGTGCTCGACATGACGTTAGAGGTTAGAGTGTGTGCACCTAACGATATTAGGTGTAAACAGTAAAGTTGGGGCACGCTGACAACCTTAAAAAGGAGCAGTGTTGGCCTAGTTGGGACAGTTCGTGCTAGGGCAGGGCACAATCTTAGTAGGTAAAGTGCGGAAGAATGTCTTGGACATCAACGGCAGCGTACACG
Above is a window of Cydia splendana chromosome Z, ilCydSple1.2, whole genome shotgun sequence DNA encoding:
- the LOC134804525 gene encoding proton-coupled amino acid transporter-like protein CG1139, which gives rise to MFIYEFMGGVLDAITGDDDDGERGYDPHKHRKIEKPTSYSETMMHMLKGSIGAGILAMPDGFRRVGVIAGLVGLFLIGSFATYCIHMLIAAQYLLCIRAKKGYMSYSRSIRTAIQSGPVRCRCLSRFLGKFVNAVLIVWQLGLCCVYSVFVAENVKQVCDYYGFEYSIRLHILMGFVPLLLLNMVKSLKLLSPISFISNIITIFGLILVFYYLMEDDLEVDTEMFQPKSLIDFPVFVGVTLFALEAVGVILALEYNMEEPKKFVGYFGLFNIGMAIILVLYGMVGVFGYMKYGKEIEASLTLNLPRYEKKAQVAKLMLALAIGLSHPLQNFVAYILIWNSCKKKYKGPRAYLLDYSLRVILVIIPVAMAVAVPELGPVISLVGALCLSLLAIVFPALIDLCLWYPDNYGLLKYKLIRDIVIMLLGVFALVSGVYTSILEITQHQH